In a single window of the Microbacterium sp. SL75 genome:
- the cofD gene encoding 2-phospho-L-lactate transferase, giving the protein MLLSQPRVVVLAGGVGGSKFTLGVRAALRRLNAPEATVIVNTGDDLWLSGVRLQPDVDSITYALAGVNDTERGWGRAGDTERVNEELQAWGAGWPWFTLGDLDLGTHLARTGWLRDGHTPTQVLARMAERWPLGIRMLPMTDSEVDTHVLLEDGGRMHFQEWWTRHRAQLTPRAFENPGIADAVPAPGIAEAIAGADVVLIAPSNPVVSIGPILAVPGIRDAVRETSAKVVGVSPIIGGRVVRGMADVCLTAIGVETSAAAVARHYGARSAGGVLDAWLLAEEDAAAAADVETAGIRAVVAPLWMRDEATSAAITEAALGV; this is encoded by the coding sequence ATGCTTCTCTCCCAGCCCCGTGTCGTCGTGCTCGCCGGTGGAGTCGGGGGGTCGAAGTTCACCCTCGGCGTCCGCGCCGCCCTTCGCCGGCTGAACGCTCCCGAGGCCACCGTCATCGTCAACACGGGCGACGACCTGTGGCTCTCGGGCGTGCGGTTGCAGCCCGACGTCGACTCGATCACCTACGCCCTCGCCGGGGTGAACGACACCGAGCGCGGCTGGGGTCGCGCGGGCGACACCGAACGCGTCAACGAAGAACTCCAGGCGTGGGGCGCGGGCTGGCCGTGGTTCACGCTCGGCGACCTCGACCTCGGCACCCACCTGGCCCGCACCGGGTGGCTTCGTGACGGACACACCCCGACCCAGGTGCTCGCGCGCATGGCGGAACGGTGGCCGCTCGGCATCCGGATGCTCCCCATGACCGACAGCGAGGTCGACACCCACGTGCTGCTCGAGGACGGCGGGCGAATGCACTTCCAGGAGTGGTGGACGCGCCACCGCGCCCAACTCACGCCCCGCGCCTTCGAGAACCCCGGGATCGCGGATGCCGTGCCCGCCCCGGGCATCGCCGAGGCGATCGCGGGGGCCGATGTCGTCCTCATCGCGCCGTCGAATCCCGTCGTGTCGATCGGGCCGATCCTGGCGGTTCCCGGGATTCGGGATGCCGTCCGGGAGACGTCCGCGAAAGTCGTCGGCGTCTCGCCGATCATCGGCGGGCGGGTCGTGCGCGGCATGGCCGACGTGTGCCTGACGGCGATCGGGGTCGAGACCTCCGCCGCGGCAGTCGCCCGGCACTACGGCGCACGGTCGGCGGGCGGCGTGCTCGATGCGTGGCTGCTCGCGGAGGAGGATGCGGCTGCGGCCGCGGACGTCGAGACCGCCGGTATCCGCGCGGTGGTCGCCCCGTTGTGGATGCGAGACGAGGCGACCTCGGCCGCGATCACCGAGGCGGCACTGGGGGTCTGA
- a CDS encoding uroporphyrinogen-III synthase, giving the protein MNEGHQHTPNPSTGSVPKPLAGRRVLVPRGGPWGDGVAASLRQLGAVPVIAPLINFAPTNDQATLDEALADLAAGAFDWLTLTSATTVDVLYAYKAVIPAETKVAVVGETTAAAMQAVGYHVDLVPERDNSAQGMAEQMIELETEPRKVLTLRSEIAKPVLTRLLIEAGHDVRSVVAYRTVGVPVTEKIAGDVQSGRINAILVTSGSVAEQVVEQFPEVPASTVIAAIGPRTAKDAKRAGLSVDVVAETQTVDSLIDAVARFPLNTDESTP; this is encoded by the coding sequence ATGAACGAAGGCCACCAGCACACGCCGAACCCCTCGACGGGCAGCGTGCCGAAACCGCTTGCCGGTCGACGCGTCCTCGTTCCCCGAGGAGGCCCCTGGGGCGACGGCGTCGCCGCGAGCCTTCGACAGCTCGGCGCCGTGCCCGTCATCGCGCCGCTGATCAACTTCGCACCCACGAACGACCAGGCGACCCTCGACGAGGCCCTCGCCGATCTCGCCGCCGGCGCCTTCGACTGGCTGACGCTCACGAGCGCCACCACCGTCGACGTGCTGTACGCCTACAAGGCGGTCATCCCCGCCGAGACGAAGGTCGCGGTCGTCGGTGAGACCACCGCGGCCGCTATGCAGGCCGTCGGCTACCACGTCGATCTCGTCCCCGAGCGCGACAACTCGGCCCAGGGCATGGCCGAGCAGATGATCGAGCTCGAGACCGAGCCGCGGAAGGTCCTCACCCTCCGAAGCGAGATCGCCAAGCCCGTGCTCACGCGCCTGCTCATCGAGGCCGGGCACGATGTCCGCAGTGTCGTCGCCTATCGCACGGTCGGGGTCCCGGTCACCGAGAAGATCGCCGGCGACGTGCAGTCGGGGCGCATCAACGCGATCCTCGTCACCAGTGGCTCGGTCGCCGAGCAGGTCGTCGAGCAGTTCCCCGAGGTTCCGGCATCCACCGTCATCGCCGCGATCGGTCCGCGCACCGCCAAAGACGCCAAGCGCGCCGGACTCAGCGTCGACGTCGTGGCCGAGACGCAGACGGTGGACTCGCTCATCGACGCCGTCGCCCGCTTTCCCCTGAACACCGACGAATCGACCCCATGA
- a CDS encoding TNT domain-containing protein, whose product MSNALVAGPVDTATPFSGAGLLDSGTQLASAIESGNWVEGGLAAFSTVVDTVATAIDPLGSLIAAGLGWLIDHFEPIKGWFNDLTGDAGAVAGFSQTWTNVQNQLNSSADYLDRVVSDLDDMAGEAIEAYRRFQTDAAAHIRASGLWAGAMATGLQIASTIVQVVHDLVRDILSQLVGSAISWATEAVVTVGLATPWIISQVSSRVASWTAKISGKLTGLLRSCGKLGDLLNELRALMSKGASLLEKVPRRAAGGRPAADAPSAHPHEPTSPLPDPPPVARNPSDHLGPSEVTDATPGHTNIPDSYQRFGDLSESEFVEKYWNPESVNYDKSTGGWRYPPDDGFDLSAGRAPKEVDLPEGYIMDRYGEPYGRYTSPSGTPFPERAIPPDSVGQPYFQYRVAKPFDEESGMPRAGAIAPWFEQPGGGVQFHLPKPVQWLEEHGYLTKVEN is encoded by the coding sequence GTGAGCAACGCGCTCGTCGCCGGTCCGGTCGACACAGCGACGCCGTTCAGCGGCGCCGGGCTCCTCGATTCCGGGACCCAATTGGCATCCGCCATCGAGTCCGGCAACTGGGTCGAGGGCGGCCTCGCCGCCTTCAGCACCGTCGTCGATACCGTCGCCACCGCCATCGACCCGCTCGGCTCGCTCATCGCCGCCGGCCTCGGCTGGCTCATCGACCACTTCGAGCCGATCAAGGGCTGGTTCAACGACCTCACGGGCGATGCCGGCGCCGTCGCCGGGTTCTCGCAGACGTGGACCAACGTCCAGAACCAGCTCAACAGCTCCGCCGACTACCTCGACCGCGTCGTCAGCGACCTCGACGACATGGCCGGCGAAGCGATCGAGGCCTACCGCCGGTTCCAGACCGACGCAGCCGCCCACATCCGCGCCTCCGGCCTATGGGCGGGCGCCATGGCCACCGGACTGCAGATCGCCTCCACGATCGTCCAGGTCGTCCACGACCTCGTCCGCGACATCCTTTCGCAGCTCGTCGGTTCGGCGATCTCGTGGGCCACCGAAGCCGTCGTCACCGTGGGCCTCGCCACCCCCTGGATCATCAGCCAGGTCTCTTCCCGCGTTGCGAGCTGGACCGCCAAGATCAGCGGCAAGCTCACCGGCCTGCTGCGCTCGTGCGGCAAGCTCGGGGACCTGTTGAACGAGTTGCGGGCGCTGATGAGCAAGGGGGCGAGTCTCCTCGAGAAGGTGCCCCGCCGTGCCGCCGGCGGCAGGCCCGCCGCCGACGCGCCTTCCGCACACCCGCACGAGCCGACCTCGCCGCTTCCCGATCCGCCGCCGGTCGCCCGGAATCCATCGGATCACCTCGGTCCCTCGGAAGTCACCGACGCAACCCCGGGGCACACCAACATCCCCGATTCATATCAGCGCTTCGGCGACCTCTCGGAGTCTGAGTTCGTTGAGAAGTACTGGAACCCTGAAAGCGTCAACTACGACAAATCGACGGGCGGATGGCGCTACCCGCCGGATGACGGGTTCGACCTGTCGGCGGGGAGGGCCCCGAAGGAAGTCGACCTCCCCGAGGGCTACATCATGGACCGCTACGGCGAGCCGTACGGTAGATACACGTCGCCTTCGGGCACGCCGTTCCCGGAGCGAGCGATCCCGCCGGACTCGGTCGGTCAGCCTTATTTCCAGTACCGGGTGGCCAAGCCCTTCGACGAAGAGTCCGGGATGCCGCGCGCCGGTGCCATCGCGCCATGGTTCGAGCAGCCCGGTGGAGGCGTTCAGTTCCACCTCCCGAAGCCCGTCCAGTGGCTTGAGGAACACGGGTACCTCACGAAAGTCGAGAATTGA
- the hemB gene encoding porphobilinogen synthase produces MSFPEHRPRRLRRTPAVRRLARETHLVPSQLVLPMFVREGITEPSPIGSMPGIVQHSMDSLRRAVAEAAEQRIGGVMLFGVPETRDAVGSGADDPNGILNLATEAVVAEVGDAVVVQTDLCLDEFTDHGHCGVLRDDGAVDNDATLERYTAMGLAQARAGSAMLGLSGMMDGQVGAVREALDAEGFTDTLILAYSAKYAGAFYGPFREAVDSQLKGDRRSYQLDPGNGREGVREALLDVEEGADVVMVKPALPYLDVLADVKASVDVPVWAYQVSGEYAMVEAAAAHGWIDRRGAIMESLLGIRRAGADAILTYWAVEAARWLRAEL; encoded by the coding sequence ATGAGCTTTCCCGAGCACCGCCCGCGGCGTCTGCGCCGCACCCCCGCCGTCCGTCGTCTCGCTCGAGAAACGCACCTCGTGCCCTCGCAGCTCGTGCTGCCGATGTTCGTGCGCGAGGGAATCACCGAGCCGAGCCCGATCGGTTCGATGCCGGGCATCGTGCAGCACTCGATGGACTCGCTCCGCCGTGCGGTCGCCGAGGCGGCCGAGCAGCGCATCGGCGGGGTCATGCTCTTCGGCGTGCCCGAGACGCGCGACGCCGTGGGCTCCGGGGCCGACGACCCGAACGGCATCCTGAACCTCGCCACCGAGGCCGTGGTGGCCGAGGTCGGCGACGCGGTGGTCGTGCAGACCGACCTGTGTCTCGACGAGTTCACCGATCACGGCCACTGCGGCGTGCTGCGCGATGACGGCGCCGTCGACAACGACGCCACTCTCGAGCGCTACACGGCGATGGGTCTCGCGCAGGCGCGCGCGGGCTCGGCCATGCTGGGCCTGTCGGGAATGATGGACGGCCAGGTCGGTGCGGTGCGCGAGGCGCTGGATGCCGAGGGCTTCACCGACACGCTGATCCTGGCCTACTCGGCGAAGTACGCGGGCGCGTTCTACGGCCCCTTCCGCGAGGCCGTCGACTCGCAGCTGAAGGGCGACCGCCGCTCGTACCAGCTCGACCCCGGCAACGGCCGCGAGGGCGTGCGCGAAGCGCTGCTCGATGTCGAAGAGGGCGCCGACGTCGTCATGGTCAAGCCGGCCCTGCCGTACCTTGACGTGCTCGCCGACGTGAAGGCCTCGGTCGACGTCCCCGTGTGGGCGTACCAGGTGTCGGGCGAGTACGCGATGGTCGAGGCCGCCGCCGCCCACGGCTGGATCGATCGCCGGGGCGCGATCATGGAGAGCCTGCTCGGCATCCGCCGCGCCGGTGCCGACGCGATCCTGACGTACTGGGCGGTCGAGGCCGCCCGCTGGCTGCGCGCCGAGCTCTGA
- a CDS encoding YbaB/EbfC family nucleoid-associated protein → MTDLFSSGEAEAAIARIEQQVAEAQVRAAQAQQVQADIDAVRASATSPRREITVTVDAAGRLAGIRLADAAYDLRTDALEQLIVETAGRAQRLAGEQALEISRAAFGADSPIVERLAGEIDREPPSAPPAGFRV, encoded by the coding sequence GTGACAGACCTCTTCTCTTCGGGTGAAGCCGAGGCGGCCATCGCCCGGATCGAGCAGCAGGTGGCCGAAGCGCAGGTTCGGGCAGCCCAGGCGCAACAGGTGCAGGCCGACATCGACGCCGTCCGCGCGTCGGCGACGTCGCCGCGTCGGGAGATAACCGTGACCGTGGATGCCGCGGGTCGACTGGCCGGCATCCGCCTCGCCGACGCGGCTTACGACCTGCGCACCGACGCGTTGGAGCAGTTGATCGTGGAGACGGCCGGGCGGGCCCAACGTCTCGCCGGCGAGCAGGCGTTGGAGATCTCGCGCGCCGCTTTCGGTGCGGACTCGCCGATCGTCGAGCGGCTCGCGGGAGAGATCGATCGCGAGCCGCCGTCCGCACCGCCCGCCGGATTCCGGGTCTGA
- a CDS encoding YbaB/EbfC family nucleoid-associated protein has protein sequence MTDLFSSREAEAAIARIEQQVAEAQVRAAQAQQVQADIDAVRASATSPRREVTVTVDAAGRLAGIRLADAAYELRPDALEQLIVETAGRAQVLAGEQALEITRVAFGADSPIVGHLAGELDREPPAQPMGFRV, from the coding sequence GTGACAGACCTCTTCTCCTCTCGTGAAGCCGAGGCGGCCATCGCCCGGATCGAGCAGCAGGTGGCCGAAGCGCAGGTTCGGGCAGCGCAGGCGCAGCAGGTGCAGGCGGACATCGACGCGGTCCGCGCTTCGGCGACCTCTCCGCGTCGCGAGGTCACGGTGACCGTCGACGCAGCGGGTCGACTGGCCGGTATCCGCCTCGCCGATGCGGCGTACGAGCTGCGTCCCGATGCGCTGGAGCAACTGATCGTCGAGACCGCCGGGCGCGCTCAGGTGCTGGCAGGCGAGCAGGCGTTGGAGATCACCCGGGTCGCGTTCGGGGCTGATTCTCCGATCGTCGGTCACCTCGCGGGTGAACTCGATCGTGAGCCCCCGGCCCAGCCCATGGGCTTCCGGGTCTGA
- the hemL gene encoding glutamate-1-semialdehyde 2,1-aminomutase, translated as MTDLNDQWFARAKDVIPGGVNSPVRAYGSVGGTPRFVQSASGSRITDAAGREYVDLVASWGPALLGHAHPEVVGAVQSAASRGLSFGAPTGAEVELADLVAQRVQVGDLKPIEKVRLVSTGTEATMTAIRLARGVTGRDLLIKFAGHYHGHSDGLLAAAGSGVATLALPGSAGVPAPIAAQTLVLPYNDLDAVREVFEVHGENIAAIIVEAASANMGVVPPLPGFNAALADIAHSHGALLIMDEVLTGFRVHPAGFWGLQASQGERYLPDILTYGKVIGGGMPLAALAGRAEIMDHLAPLGPVYQAGTLSGNPLSVAAGLATLRLATPEVYAAVDAAAAQVSEALDAALTAEGVVHAVPRAGSLFGVAFLPEVPRDYATALTQQSYRYAPFFHAMLDAGVSLPPSVFEAWFLTAAHDEVALERVLEALPMAAKAAAEALDPTLLAQ; from the coding sequence ATGACCGATCTCAACGACCAGTGGTTCGCCCGCGCGAAGGACGTCATCCCGGGGGGCGTGAACTCGCCCGTTCGCGCGTACGGCTCCGTGGGTGGCACGCCGCGGTTCGTGCAGTCGGCCTCCGGCTCTCGGATCACGGATGCCGCGGGTCGCGAGTACGTCGACCTCGTCGCGTCGTGGGGCCCGGCACTCCTCGGTCACGCGCACCCCGAGGTGGTCGGGGCGGTGCAGTCCGCGGCATCCCGTGGTCTGTCCTTCGGCGCCCCGACGGGGGCCGAGGTCGAGCTCGCCGATCTCGTCGCACAGCGCGTGCAGGTCGGCGACCTGAAGCCGATCGAGAAGGTGCGCCTGGTCTCGACCGGCACTGAGGCGACGATGACCGCCATCCGCCTGGCGCGCGGTGTCACCGGTCGCGATCTGCTGATCAAGTTCGCCGGGCACTACCACGGGCACTCCGACGGGCTGTTGGCTGCGGCGGGCTCGGGCGTCGCCACGCTCGCGCTGCCCGGATCCGCGGGTGTTCCCGCTCCGATCGCCGCGCAAACGCTCGTGCTGCCGTACAACGATCTCGACGCGGTGCGCGAGGTGTTCGAGGTGCACGGCGAGAACATCGCCGCGATCATCGTCGAGGCCGCCTCGGCCAACATGGGAGTCGTTCCGCCGCTCCCCGGCTTCAACGCCGCGCTCGCCGACATCGCGCACAGCCACGGCGCCCTGTTGATCATGGACGAGGTGCTCACCGGTTTCCGCGTGCACCCCGCCGGATTCTGGGGCCTGCAGGCGTCGCAGGGCGAGCGCTATCTGCCCGACATCCTCACGTACGGCAAGGTCATCGGCGGCGGCATGCCTCTGGCCGCTCTCGCCGGTCGCGCCGAGATCATGGACCATCTGGCGCCGCTGGGCCCGGTGTACCAGGCGGGAACGCTGTCGGGGAACCCGCTGTCGGTGGCTGCAGGCCTGGCGACGCTCCGCCTCGCGACGCCCGAGGTCTATGCGGCGGTCGACGCCGCGGCCGCTCAGGTGTCGGAGGCGTTGGACGCCGCGCTGACCGCCGAAGGCGTCGTGCACGCCGTCCCGCGCGCGGGGTCGCTCTTCGGCGTCGCGTTCCTGCCCGAGGTGCCCCGCGACTACGCCACCGCCCTGACGCAGCAGTCGTACCGGTACGCCCCGTTCTTCCACGCGATGCTGGATGCCGGCGTCTCGCTGCCCCCGAGCGTGTTCGAGGCCTGGTTCCTCACCGCGGCGCACGACGAGGTCGCTCTCGAACGTGTGCTCGAGGCGCTGCCGATGGCGGCGAAGGCGGCCGCGGAGGCGCTGGATCCGACGCTGCTCGCGCAATAG
- a CDS encoding TNT domain-containing protein: MAGEAIEAYRRFQTDAAAHIRASASWAGAMSTGLQIASTIVQVVHDLVRDILSQLVGSAISWATQAVVTVGIATPWIIAQVSSRVASWTAKISSKLTGLLRSCGKLGDLLTELRALMAQVAEKFSAVLDKGKTAVHNAKEAVVALPGVRRLDPRRDQLVSDMKQWAANAHLPDYRPFGNLDGNSFIDTHLRRFTREGHADWRWPESNGFDTSLPIDPASTVLSKNDTITRLTPAPILKDIGEYASPPGTAFVTQSLPPDRLAPSFKTHELIVLKELPEEVKVGNIQADFQQPGGGTQFYFPGGISKWIEAGYLKPK, translated from the coding sequence ATGGCCGGCGAGGCGATCGAGGCATATCGCCGGTTCCAGACCGACGCTGCCGCCCACATCCGCGCCTCCGCGTCATGGGCCGGAGCCATGTCGACCGGCCTGCAGATCGCGTCGACCATCGTGCAGGTCGTTCACGACCTCGTGCGCGACATCCTGTCGCAGCTCGTGGGCTCGGCGATCTCGTGGGCCACACAGGCCGTGGTCACCGTCGGCATCGCCACCCCCTGGATCATCGCGCAGGTGTCGTCGCGCGTAGCGAGCTGGACCGCGAAGATCAGCTCCAAGCTCACCGGTCTGCTGCGCTCGTGCGGCAAGCTCGGGGATCTGCTGACGGAGCTGCGGGCGCTAATGGCTCAGGTCGCCGAGAAGTTCTCCGCAGTGCTCGACAAGGGGAAGACCGCAGTTCATAACGCGAAAGAAGCCGTTGTCGCCCTACCGGGTGTGCGTCGGCTGGACCCACGTCGAGACCAGCTTGTGAGTGATATGAAACAGTGGGCGGCAAATGCGCATCTGCCTGACTACAGACCATTCGGGAACCTCGACGGAAATTCGTTCATCGATACTCACTTGCGGCGCTTCACTCGAGAGGGTCACGCGGATTGGAGATGGCCAGAATCAAACGGCTTCGATACCTCGCTCCCCATAGACCCGGCCAGCACGGTACTCAGCAAGAACGATACGATAACGCGCCTTACTCCGGCTCCGATCCTGAAGGACATCGGTGAGTACGCGTCCCCTCCGGGCACAGCATTCGTTACTCAAAGCCTCCCACCAGATCGCCTCGCACCAAGCTTCAAAACACACGAGCTCATCGTCCTCAAGGAACTCCCCGAGGAAGTCAAAGTGGGGAACATTCAAGCAGACTTCCAGCAGCCCGGCGGAGGGACTCAATTCTATTTTCCTGGCGGAATATCGAAGTGGATTGAAGCCGGCTACTTGAAGCCGAAGTAG